Proteins encoded together in one Rhipicephalus sanguineus isolate Rsan-2018 chromosome 9, BIME_Rsan_1.4, whole genome shotgun sequence window:
- the LOC119405127 gene encoding cytochrome P450 3A19: protein MDAVLAYFGPLFEKRRQMNGVNKADLLQTLLNAESEDSPRINFQPVENNDNCGRKKPHLTCRTRTLANGTLFIIAAIDAVATPLTFATYLLAMHQDVQDKLREEVQKAIAKDGEITYENVCGMEYLGQVISETLRMYPSLHGFVQRACDEEYEYKGTVFPKDTVIGVPVLRMHYDPRFWNEPEKLDPDRFSSENRPKINPMAYLPFGAGPRNCVASRYSELLMRVTLATLVSSHKFLPS from the exons ATGGACGCTGTACTTGCCTACTTTGGGCCACTTTTCGAAAAGAGGAGGCAAATGAATGGC GTAAACAAGGCAGATCTTCTGCAGACGCTCCTAAACGCTGAATCCGAAGATAGCCCAAGGATAAATTTTCAACCAGTGGAGAACAACGATAACT GCGGACGAAAGAAGCCACATCTCACGTGTCGGACACGAACACTGGCTAACGGCACGTTATTCATAATTGCTGC GATTGATGCTGTTGCCACACCACTTACGTTTGCGACGTATCTCCTGGCGATGCaccaagacgtacaagataaacTGAGGGAAGAAGTTCAGAAAGCAATAGCGAAAGAT GGCGAAATAACGTATGAAAATGTCTGCGGCATGGAATACCTGGGCCAGGTGATTTCTGAAACGCTCCGGATGTATCCATCCCTTCACGG GTTCGTGCAAAGGGCGTGCGACGAAGAATATGAATACAAGGGCACGGTGTTTCCTAAAGACACGGTCATCGGAGTGCCCGTGCTGAGGATGCATTACGACCCGAGGTTCTGGAACGAGCCGGAAAAGTTGGATCCCGACAG GTTCAGTAGTGAAAACAGGCCCAAGATAAACCCAATGGCGTACTTGCCTTTCGGCGCCGGCCCCAGAAACTGCGTCGCATCACGGTACTCGGAGCTCTTAATGAGGGTGACCCTGGCCACGCTTGTCTCCTCGCACAAGTTCCTGCCAAGTTAA